The segment atataGAAGCCCATAAGATTTGTATGTGAAGAGATACGAATGACATTTCGATTTTATGTTCACTTGAAAATTTTAGTTTTGTCGAAATTTATTTacgtcataatttttttacccataaggaaaattttacacagaatttttttatttgcaaccAGTTTTCATATGCTCCTATTGAACATAtgcatttttggaaaagtctacatgaagaataaaaatatatataaaacatgCATTCTCTTGTTATTCTCATTTGagacggaaaaaaagttatttaattaaaaaaacacgtAAAAGCCGCGTCGGGAACACTTAAAAGAACgcataaaaaacaaattataaaaaaaaagagcttaaaaaaaaaacgcaacggAAAGgcagttttttaaaatgatcaATGATTTAgaagaacataaaaatgataacgtAGAAATATCCATTGATTCCGAATCAGGGACTCAAGAAGAAAAttctgaagaaaaaattgtcaatGTGTGTGTAGTAAACAGGGAAGATGTTTTTTATGACATCTCCGAAGAAACGGAGCACGCATCGGAGCAAAGGAAccatgaaaaaaacgaattaaacaatttttatgatttaaCTGAagtaaaagggaaaaaagaagaagttaTATGCATAAGTTCAAATTCGacaaatgtttttaaaagcgGAAATTCAGGTTCTTCAGTaggaaacgaaaatgaagaaaaaggaaatttagAAGTTAGGGATGATCAAATTGTTCCCATACAAGTAGAACCGAAGCATGATTGCAACACTGAAAATTGCGGTGATGTGTGTGATACGActggaagaagcagaaatgaGAACAACACAACAAGTGGAAGCGGTACTAAGGAGAACAATACACCCAATGGAAGAGCTACTAATGCGAGTAATACTCGATGTGGCAGCCATAACGAAGACAATAATGACAGAAATTACAATAAAGAGGAGAAAACTACGTACGTGTTATGCAACATTTGCGCTGATATTATGGAAAAATCCATCTTTCAGGATCATTTATACGCACACACGCTAGAATctccagaaaaaaatgaacaaagtTGTGCATatgaaaagcaaaagaacCCAAATAATGGCCTATTCGACATAAGGAATAAGAGTTTCTATACTAATTTCATCTCAGACAGAAACAAGCAAAACAGATGTGCACTAAAACGTTCCTTCAATGACACCAATTGTGCTTTTAACAACtctgaaataattttaactGATAATAATGACCATCATGCTGAggaagataaaattttggaCATGATTTATAATTACAGTTCCAGCCTTGACTGTTTTAAAAACAACCCAGCAGTTATCAATAAAAGGAACAATAACAGCGTAATTTGCATTTCCgaaaacaacaacaacatggtagataacaaaaataacaattcCATAAATAACTTATGCAACAAAGGTGTAAGtgcgcaaaataaaatagaaattgTGAGCCCaggggaaaataaagtaGAAGACATTTTATCGGTCAGCAGCAATGTTGAACATGTAGACAGAAATGTAAcaagaaatggagaagagCGAAACTTACCCAATAAAGTAGAAGCTAACAGAACTGCTGTTGATAATTACTTGTCTGCTATGAGAGAATCCCTTTCTGCCATTTTTCCTGATCCGAACGCATCATCATTTGAAAATAGCAGCAGGAGTAACAACACAGACAATTATAAAAACGAGGAACATCCTAGCAGTATTATTAACGACATACATTCCATGATAAGCGCAATAGAGGCTAACGTAAAAAGGGCTGCAGAAAAATCGAAGAACAGGGTTAATGTTAACAGTGCAAGTGCAGATGTAGACAGTTTTGTGAATAAAAGCATGAGTTCCATACTCACGGATATAAATGACATAAAGGGAACAAAtaggaatggaaaaaatgatgattcTGTCGATGATGtcttaaataaaaaattgaagaaaatataccAAAGTTTAGATgatgtgaataaaaaaattaacgttgcaatagaaaataatatagataTTTtaggaaatgaaaataatcgCACGGATGACAGGAACAGCATTGTCAACACC is part of the Plasmodium cynomolgi strain B DNA, chromosome 8, whole genome shotgun sequence genome and harbors:
- a CDS encoding zinc finger protein (putative) codes for the protein MINDLEEHKNDNVEISIDSESGTQEENSEEKIVNVCVVNREDVFYDISEETEHASEQRNHEKNELNNFYDLTEVKGKKEEVICISSNSTNVFKSGNSGSSVGNENEEKGNLEVRDDQIVPIQVEPKHDCNTENCGDVCDTTGRSRNENNTTSGSGTKENNTPNGRATNASNTRCGSHNEDNNDRNYNKEEKTTYVLCNICADIMEKSIFQDHLYAHTLESPEKNEQSCAYEKQKNPNNGLFDIRNKSFYTNFISDRNKQNRCALKRSFNDTNCAFNNSEIILTDNNDHHAEEDKILDMIYNYSSSLDCFKNNPAVINKRNNNSVICISENNNNMVDNKNNNSINNLCNKGVSAQNKIEIVSPGENKVEDILSVSSNVEHVDRNVTRNGEERNLPNKVEANRTAVDNYLSAMRESLSAIFPDPNASSFENSSRSNNTDNYKNEEHPSSIINDIHSMISAIEANVKRAAEKSKNRVNVNSASADVDSFVNKSMSSILTDINDIKGTNRNGKNDDSVDDVLNKKLKKIYQSLDDVNKKINVAIENNIDILGNENNRTDDRNSIVNTISGGILNRTSITVVNSTDGGNGSEMPSRNVSHTSNGNVIHMNSGSSNNGNVNINRSNSYRDGNSSGERTNRVRQNNFYSTNRSLNSTSGPGAQEFNGRNGSTFFHNQNVFSHESFFTGIPADSPHTYSSHSCANPYNQIVRTENGSINDINYLYSNLVDRYPCICENSGFSHFDNNSNNIWPLRRVTNSYTYRTSNDSQNSRRIKEANNMNMNSNMFNYRNEGSNNGHNNISPINNGRNTSNPMNGTMGCNLINNGVGVYPADPPSRNPFLFMPNRHNRNIRSDVRTNQVVNTITNNYSFISTSRNSISNRSANQGPGRIHNGNSNIGTTSIININNFN